A genomic region of Mitsuaria sp. 7 contains the following coding sequences:
- a CDS encoding FecR domain-containing protein has protein sequence MTSPGLAPGELHPPVADAAVEAAVAWMVKLQSGRATPQDYQACERWQHERPEHAQAWALMSAFSLRLKALPPALARSTLAATREPEPAPRRRSMLKGLALLAGTAGIGLASSPDGGWQCLAASHRTGVGERRRVALADGSVLHLNTATALDARVDAQERCVDLFAGEVLVECARSNGNGKGNGNRTDAAASRPFVVRTAQGRIQTEEGRFIVRQLAARTMVQALEGWVDVSPGSGELPRRRLAPGEQWDFDARGAGAIEAADGGAGAWVDGLLVARDMPLAALAAELARYRHGWLRCDPAVARLRISGVFPVDDLNRVVAAIQRTLPVRARARTSWWVTLEAR, from the coding sequence ATGACGAGCCCCGGCCTGGCACCGGGCGAGTTGCACCCGCCGGTCGCAGACGCGGCCGTCGAGGCCGCCGTGGCCTGGATGGTCAAGCTCCAATCCGGACGCGCGACGCCCCAGGACTACCAGGCCTGCGAGCGCTGGCAGCACGAACGGCCGGAGCATGCGCAGGCGTGGGCCCTGATGAGTGCGTTCAGCCTGAGGCTGAAGGCCTTGCCGCCTGCGCTGGCGCGAAGCACGCTGGCAGCGACGCGCGAGCCGGAGCCCGCGCCGCGACGCCGGTCGATGCTCAAGGGTCTGGCGCTGCTGGCCGGGACCGCGGGCATCGGACTCGCGAGCTCGCCCGACGGCGGCTGGCAATGTCTGGCGGCCTCGCACCGCACCGGCGTGGGCGAGCGACGACGCGTGGCGCTGGCGGACGGCAGCGTGCTGCATCTCAACACCGCCACGGCGCTGGATGCCCGCGTCGACGCTCAAGAACGTTGCGTGGACCTCTTTGCCGGCGAGGTGCTGGTCGAGTGCGCCCGCAGCAACGGCAACGGCAAGGGAAACGGCAACCGCACCGACGCCGCGGCGTCACGGCCCTTCGTCGTCCGTACGGCGCAGGGCAGGATCCAGACGGAAGAAGGCCGCTTCATCGTGCGCCAACTCGCCGCACGAACGATGGTGCAGGCGCTGGAGGGCTGGGTCGACGTGAGCCCGGGCAGCGGGGAACTGCCCCGCCGCCGACTCGCCCCGGGTGAGCAATGGGACTTCGACGCCCGCGGCGCGGGCGCCATCGAGGCGGCCGACGGCGGCGCCGGCGCCTGGGTCGATGGCCTGCTCGTGGCGCGCGACATGCCGCTCGCGGCACTGGCCGCGGAGCTGGCGCGCTACCGCCACGGCTGGCTGCGCTGCGACCCGGCCGTGGCCAGGCTGCGCATCTCGGGGGTGTTTCCCGTCGACGACCTGAACCGCGTGGTGGCCGCGATCCAGCGCACCTTGCCGGTCCGGGCACGCGCGCGCACCTCCTGGTGGGTGACCCTGGAGGCGCGCTGA
- a CDS encoding sigma-70 family RNA polymerase sigma factor: protein MQDTHTLNLTAVGHLYRGHHQWLVGWLRRRLGCPHHAADLAHDTFARVLVRRDALTWHADLGGGKALLSTIAHGLMVDHLRRAALERAFLEALSLISQDQTPSVEDQQVMLETLVEVDAVLRGLPAKVQQAFLLSQIDGLPYSQIAKELGVSLSSVQQYMTKAFNACYQARQGMSLQ, encoded by the coding sequence ATGCAAGACACGCACACCCTCAACCTCACCGCCGTGGGCCACCTCTACCGTGGCCATCACCAGTGGTTGGTCGGCTGGCTGCGGCGCCGCCTCGGGTGTCCCCATCATGCGGCGGACCTGGCGCACGACACCTTCGCGCGCGTGCTGGTGCGCCGGGACGCCCTCACCTGGCATGCCGATCTGGGCGGCGGCAAGGCCCTGCTCAGCACCATCGCCCACGGGCTGATGGTCGACCACCTGCGGCGGGCGGCGCTGGAGCGCGCGTTCCTCGAAGCCCTCTCGCTGATCTCGCAAGACCAGACGCCGTCGGTCGAGGACCAGCAGGTCATGCTGGAGACCCTGGTCGAGGTCGATGCGGTGCTCCGCGGACTGCCCGCCAAGGTCCAGCAGGCCTTCCTGCTGTCGCAGATCGACGGGCTGCCGTACAGCCAGATCGCCAAGGAACTCGGCGTCTCGCTCAGCTCCGTCCAGCAGTACATGACCAAGGCCTTCAACGCCTGCTACCAGGCTCGGCAAGGCATGTCGCTGCAATGA
- a CDS encoding PEP-CTERM sorting domain-containing protein, with protein MKTKIAALLATLAFVGAAQAAPTYLPVGAQTNVDINSVLNGGWTQCYVGTMDLAIGSNAQNVLSACSGDYLMMAGRATGSNTLLSLAAALRADTIIDTGHTSNTHVANGANWYYSPNWSWGFTALGDGVANGECDTSSGAQSMCLHTFDFVGGYRINDLQGLNGSTDYQKIFFQASAAEVPEPATLALAGLALVGVAVSRRRKAA; from the coding sequence ATGAAAACCAAGATCGCCGCTCTGCTCGCCACCCTGGCCTTCGTTGGCGCCGCCCAGGCGGCCCCGACCTACCTGCCGGTGGGCGCCCAGACCAACGTCGACATCAACAGCGTCCTGAACGGCGGCTGGACCCAGTGCTACGTCGGCACGATGGACCTGGCCATCGGCAGCAACGCCCAGAACGTGCTGAGCGCCTGCTCCGGCGACTACCTGATGATGGCCGGCCGCGCGACCGGTTCGAACACGCTGCTGTCGCTGGCCGCCGCCCTGCGCGCCGACACCATCATCGACACGGGCCACACCAGCAACACGCATGTGGCCAACGGCGCGAACTGGTACTACTCGCCGAACTGGTCCTGGGGCTTCACCGCGCTGGGCGACGGCGTCGCTAACGGCGAGTGCGACACCAGCAGCGGCGCGCAGAGCATGTGCCTGCATACCTTCGATTTCGTCGGCGGCTACCGCATCAACGACCTCCAGGGTCTGAACGGCAGCACCGACTACCAGAAGATCTTCTTCCAGGCTTCCGCCGCGGAAGTGCCGGAACCCGCCACGCTGGCGCTGGCCGGCCTGGCGCTGGTCGGTGTCGCCGTGTCGCGTCGTCGCAAGGCGGCCTGA